AAAATCCTCCATGGTGAATCCTCTCCTTTCGAGCAGTGCAACGGCGAGCGCGTCGCCGAACACAAGCGCAGCTGTGCTGCTCGCGGTCGGCGCGAGGTCATGAGGGCAGGCTTCTTCTTTTACGCTTGCGTCAAGGACGATATTCGATGCGTTTGCGAGGGGCGAATCGACATTGCCGCTAATCGTTATCATCTTAACCCCTATGTTTTTCAGTTGAGGGACCAGCGCGTTCAACTCGAAAGTATCGCCGCTCTTGGAAACGATCAGGATCACGTCTTCTTCTCTGACCACTCCCAGATCGCCGTGAAGTCCTTCGGCGGCATGAATAAAAAATGCCGAAGTGCCTGTGCTTGCTAAAGTTGCGGCAATTTTCCTTGCTACGAGCCCGCTCTTACCGACGCCGGTGACTATCACTCTTCCCTTGCAGTGAAACAGCATTTCAACCGCATCGACAAATGTTTTATCTATCCTTTCACTTAGCGTGGAAATCGCATCCGCTTCAACTCTAATTACCTCTTTGGCTTTCTCTATTGTCGTCTCGACTGTCAAACCTTATCCGCCTGTCTCACTCACTGTTCCGAATTTTTTCACAACCTCATCAAGTTTATCCTGCGCGGTTAAAACCAGATCTATCACTTCCCTCAGGACTCCATGCCCGCCCTTTGCCGAAGCAATGTAATCAGCCTTCTCCTTGACTAACTTTATGCCGTCGGCAGGCGCGGCGCTGAAACCTACCAGATCAAACAGCGGCAGATCCAGGAGATCATCGCCTACGTGTAAAAAATTCTCGTCTTCCAAATCATATTCGGATTTTATTTCCGTATACGCTTTAACTTTGTCCGAAGAACCCTGATATATTTTATCGATTTTCAGCTCCTCGGCGCGTAAACTCACCGACTCCGAACTCCTGCCGGTAATGATGCATACCTTTAATCCGGCGCTCCTCGCCATCGTGACGCCCATGCCGTCTTTTACGTCATAACGCTTAAATTCCCTTCCGTCCGTACCCAGCACGATCCCGCCGTCGGTCATCACGCCGTCCACG
This genomic window from Candidatus Neomarinimicrobiota bacterium contains:
- a CDS encoding KpsF/GutQ family sugar-phosphate isomerase, which gives rise to MTVETTIEKAKEVIRVEADAISTLSERIDKTFVDAVEMLFHCKGRVIVTGVGKSGLVARKIAATLASTGTSAFFIHAAEGLHGDLGVVREEDVILIVSKSGDTFELNALVPQLKNIGVKMITISGNVDSPLANASNIVLDASVKEEACPHDLAPTASSTAALVFGDALAVALLERRGFTMEDFASIHPGGNLGKKLLTRVKDLMYTGEQIPIVKEDSPFSDVILEMNHKRFGAVCVVNDEGVLEGIITEGDLRRGLEKGDEILKTKAADAMSVNPKVVEPEALAVDALALLEEHNILQVIAVDSEKRPAGMIHLHDLLEAGIK
- a CDS encoding HAD hydrolase family protein, with the protein product MNEESHAALKKIKVILTDVDGVMTDGGIVLGTDGREFKRYDVKDGMGVTMARSAGLKVCIITGRSSESVSLRAEELKIDKIYQGSSDKVKAYTEIKSEYDLEDENFLHVGDDLLDLPLFDLVGFSAAPADGIKLVKEKADYIASAKGGHGVLREVIDLVLTAQDKLDEVVKKFGTVSETGG